Within Elizabethkingia sp. JS20170427COW, the genomic segment ACATGTTTTTAATTGGGAGTGGATTACAGCATTGGCAACGATTATCCCTCAGGAAAAATGCCATCCCGTATATCGAAAAATTAATAATGCTTTTTGGGAAGAAAAGTTAAAGCTTATCCGAAATCGTTTTGGAAATGAAGCTCTAGAAGCCAGAGAAGTTTTAAGGAAAATGTTGCACCAAAAGAAAAAAGGGGATTCAGCTTATATGTTTGTAGCCGACCAAACTCCACATTTTACCGAAATCCATTATGGCTTAACATTCTTAAATCAGAAAACTCCCGCTTTTATAGGGTATGATAGGCTTTCCACTAAGATGGATTTAGCATTTGTTTATTGTGAAATGAAGAAGGTAAAGAGAGGTTTTTATCAGGTGAACTATAAAAGAATTTTCCCCGATCAAGAGAAATTTCAGCCTTATGAGGTGGTGAATAAATTC encodes:
- a CDS encoding lysophospholipid acyltransferase family protein, giving the protein MLNKFLFNILLLCSKIPMRVLYFFSDIIYWANKLLVGYRKKVITENLQNSFPDKSREEITEIRDQFYRNFFDYIVETLKSFTLSENEAKVRVQHINQQVFKDCNEEQKDIILLAGHVFNWEWITALATIIPQEKCHPVYRKINNAFWEEKLKLIRNRFGNEALEAREVLRKMLHQKKKGDSAYMFVADQTPHFTEIHYGLTFLNQKTPAFIGYDRLSTKMDLAFVYCEMKKVKRGFYQVNYKRIFPDQEKFQPYEVVNKFHHLLEGTINKRPDNWLWSHRRWKYQDALK